Genomic window (Zymoseptoria tritici IPO323 chromosome 1, whole genome shotgun sequence):
CCTACAGAAGGAGTTTTCTTCAGCGGATAGTCAGGATCTGGCGTTTGTTGAGGTGGGACAGCGGCCTGAGTAGGATGCCCTCAACTGAACTTGAAGCAGAATTGTGTGCTGATTCTCGACTGCTAGGTGGAGAGATCCGATGAATGTCTTCAGGCAAAAATGGGTGGTGAGCAGTGTGCCTACCTTGGTCAAGTTTGAGAAAGAGAATGGAGGATTGCGCGAAGTGGGAAGGCTAGTGGAGGGTGAGATCCTGGATCAGCAGAAGCTGAAGGCATTGATAGATGGTGATTCTGCATGATTTTGGCTGAGATTGGGCTGAaggcgaagctgaagctgcACAACTGCATCGCCTACAATGTTTTCAACGAGGCAGCAGAATGGCGCGTAGAAGAGCATGATTCATTGATCTAATCTGTCTCCATAACCAGTTCCAAACCTCAAGGTTCTAAGATTCTTCAATTCAACGCTCTCAAGAAACCGTCAACGCCGATATGGCGCCATTACTAGACACCTCGAACGTCAAACCAGGAAACGAATACAGCTTCGTATTACCAAGCCACGACTCGCTGCCACCTCCGGACTCCACGAGATCTTCGTCTGCATCCGGCAGGAAGAAGCTGCTGTCCGTCGGACTTCCTCCCCACGTGCGATTCACGACTCGACCTCGCGACATCTCGTTGTCCGGCCAAATGCCGTGGAACGCCTGGAGAAGATCAGGCTTGATGTCGTCGAATATGTGTTCGGAAGTGAGGGTTGTGCTAGCGCCGCGAAGTTCGAGAGCCCATCGTAGACGACGATGGCGGTTGAAGGAATAGCTTCCGGGTATGTTACCGTGGAGGGTCACTTTCAATACCACGAGATTGGCACTCGCGGCGACGGGGGTTGGAGGGAATTCGGGGTCTTCCGAGTGAGTTGTGTCGGTCGGAGGGCCCACGAGGATATCCAAACCATGGCTGAAATAGCACCAGAACACTTCTCGTCCCGCCCGCTCAGCGGAGTCATCCTCTGCGTCGCCTGAATCGAAGTCGGTATCAAAGGTATCCGTTCCAGTAGATGATAGACTAGACGGAGGTGTCGTATGGTATCCATTGCCAAGAGATCGAGCATTACTGCTTCGTCTCCGATCGTGGATAGGCGGCTCGGCTGCAACAGCAGTGTCGCGCTTGTGCGTGGCATCTGGCGGCCCGAGCTCGGTCAATAGATCTTGGGGAGTTGTCTGGCCTATGACGAGCTCAAATGACAGTGCTGGTGGACGTCGAACAAAGACTATTCTACCAGAACCCGGGATAGAAGCAAGATCGAGCTCTGCAGGAAGAGCATCACGAGGCTGACTCATGATCGCAGCAGTCCGCGGACCAGATGGCTCCTTGACGAACAATTCTCCGCGTGCTTCAGTCCAGCTATTGCCTTCGAATAGTGCCATGTGCGTAGCCGGTTGTGCAGCCTGCGACCCTAGCATGGACACATGGTCCTTTTCAGGAGCCCATGCGGAATGTTGCAAAGGAAAGTTGAAGGCAACACCAGGCCAGGATAGGACATACGTTCCGTATCGACTCGATGTGGGAGGTGGTATGTATTCGCCCGGATATGAGGCGCCGAACAGCTGGTATATTCTCTTGAAAGATGCCCTCCCTTCATCCTGCTTTTTCGCGATCTCGCTTCCCTTGTATCCAAGCTGGGCTCTTGTGAAGTCCAGCACTTCGATCAACCTGAGGCGTTGATCACTCCCGTCGAATCGTAACCGGATGCCATTTTCTGGCAGACTGACTATGACCGGAGCGGCGAGTGGCTTGGACTGCGAGAAGCTGATGTCGATGGACGGATACGTCACCTTGTCCTCTTTGATTGTGGAGAGGACCTCCTGGAGTGACGAACCCAAGGCTGGACTGTTGTTAACGTGTGTGCTCTACACACGACTCGATAACTGAGTCCCGTCGACTTACTGATGAAGCCCAGTGCTTGACCGGGGACCACTGGCATGAGGTCTGACGCCATAGGGAAAGGCGGGCGAGAACAAGCCGATGTGAAGGCGATGAAAGTAGAAGTTACCACTCAGTAAGGCGAATGTGTAATCAAGGAGCGGGTTGCTTCATTGTTGCCCGCATGCTTCCTCGTCCACAGGTCATGTGGACTCCATCACGCACAAGATCGCCAACGATGCAGGTTTGTTGGTCGTGGTCGGTGTGTTGTCGGACTTGTTGTGGTTTTCCCAACAAGGTCTCCAAAGGGCTTTCAGGTGAATGTCAAGTTTAGGTGATGATGCTCACCTCAGTTTCAAAAGGACGTACTATGAACAAGAAGAGAGTGAGGTAAGCAAGTAAGAGGTAGCTGAGGAACAGCTGTGACGCAGGTCGATCAACCAACCGATAGAACTAAGCTCGAGGCGGAGCAAGATCAGAGCGCCTATCCGGAGACAGCTCCGTCCGGCCGTGTTGTTTATTTACCTTACTCGCTGCATTGCGACGACGCCTCTTCTGAATCTTCTATATACAATACCTTCGTCACCTTCCAAATGGCAGCACGTCCTCTTCAGCGGACGCCCAGCTCCAGCGGCAACGTACCGCGACGAGTACCGACAATGCGACCACCAGCTCCCCGTCCGGGCCCCAATCGAGCGCAGACTGCCACGCCTACATTAACTGGACGAGCATCACCGGCAGAAAGTATCGCATCCTCCAAGGCGCGTACTCCCAAGCGTAAGGCGCCTGCAGAGATCGTGCCCGAAGCCTTGGAGGAGACGAATATCAACGTCGTTGTGCGATGCCGTGGCCGAAGCGACCGAGAAGTGAAGGAAAACAGTGGAGTTGTCGTCTCTACCGATGGGATCAAGGGAAAGAAGGTGGACCTGTCCATGGGACCAAGTGCGCTCAGCAACAAATGCTACCAATTCGACAAAGTCTTTTCGCCGGCTGCCGACCAGGGAATGCTGTTCGATGAGGTCGTGTCTCCAATTCTCGACGAGGTCATCAATGGCTTCAACTGCACAATTTTCGCGTATGGACAGACTGGAACGGGAAAGACATATACCATGTCCGGTGATATCACCGATACTTTGCCCATACCCGAGGCTGCCGGAATCATACCTCGCGTTTTGCACACGCTTTTTGACCGccttggagaggatggcgcGGAGAAATGCGAGCACAGCGTCAAGTGCTCGTTTATTGAGTTGTACAACGAAGAGCTACGTGATCTCTTGTCGGTGGATGACCATACCAAGCTCAAGATCTTCGACGAAGCGAACAAAGGCGGACGAACGACTACACTTGTTCAAGGCATGGAGGAAAGCCACATCAAAAGCGCGGCGAAGGGTCTCAAGCTGCTAAGAGATGGCAGCCACAAGCGGCAAGTTGCAGCGACCAAGTGCAACGATCTGTCTTCTCGATCGCATACAGTGTTCACAATCACAGTCTACATCAAGAAGACCTcggagggcggagaagatTTTGTGTGTGCTGGAAAGCTCAACCTGGTTGATCTGGCTGGATCGGAGAACATCCAACGATCGGGAGCGGAGAATAAGCGAGCGACGGAGGCTGGCTTGATCAACAAATCACTGCTGACACTCGGACGCGTGATCAACGCACTTGTTGAAAAGAGTAGTCACATCCCATACCGGGAGTCG
Coding sequences:
- a CDS encoding uncharacterized protein (Protein of unknown function UPF0183), giving the protein MASDLMPVVPGQALGFITLGSSLQEVLSTIKEDKVTYPSIDISFSQSKPLAAPVIVSLPENGIRLRFDGSDQRLRLIEVLDFTRAQLGYKGSEIAKKQDEGRASFKRIYQLFGASYPGEYIPPPTSSRYGTYVLSWPGVAFNFPLQHSAWAPEKDHVSMLGSQAAQPATHMALFEGNSWTEARGELFVKEPSGPRTAAIMSQPRDALPAELDLASIPGSGRIVFVRRPPALSFELVIGQTTPQDLLTELGPPDATHKRDTAVAAEPPIHDRRRSSNARSLGNGYHTTPPSSLSSTGTDTFDTDFDSGDAEDDSAERAGREVFWCYFSHGLDILVGPPTDTTHSEDPEFPPTPVAASANLVVLKVTLHGNIPGSYSFNRHRRLRWALELRGASTTLTSEHIFDDIKPDLLQAFHGIWPDNEMSRGRVVNRTWGGSPTDSSFFLPDADEDLVESGGGSESWLGNTKLYSFPGLTFEVSSNGAISALTVS